A stretch of DNA from Acropora palmata chromosome 12, jaAcrPala1.3, whole genome shotgun sequence:
tttgtagaatagattttaacatcttttttggaattttaatttttgacttaaagtgagaattttccatgggctatagactttgcatgatggccgattttcaaaatgctctcatttctcgaatatttggtttttcttcgagcggtttttttccacaaaacacctctaaatgatttgtagaaaggactttaacatgttttttttaattttaatttttgacttaaagtgaGAATTtcgcatgggctatagcgtttgcatgatggccgattttcaaaatggtctcatttctcgaatatttggtgtttttttgagcggttttttgcacagaacaactgttaGTGagttgtagaatggattttgacatgttttttggaatttaaaattttgactccaagtgaggattttgcatgggctatagcctttgcatgatggccgattttcaaaatggtcttatttctcgaatatttggtgttttttccagcggCTTTTTTTACACAActagtgtaaatgatttgtagaatagattttaacatgttttttggaattttaatttttgactgaaAGTtagaattttgcatgggctatagcctttgcatgatggccgattttcaaaatggtctcatttctcgaatatttggtgttttttcgagcggttttttgcacaaaacacctctaaatgatttgtagaaaggactttaacatgttttttggaattttagtttttgacccaaagtgaggattttgcatgggctatagcctttgcatgatggctgattttcaaaatggtctcatttctcgaatatttggtgttttttcgagctgtttttttgcagagaacaactctaaatgatttgtggaatggtttttgacatgttttttggaattttaatttttgacccaaagtgaggattttggaGAGCCCTTAGCCTTTGCCTGAGGACTGATTTTTAAATAGTCTCATTTCtagaattttttgttttttttttttttgcgagcGGTAACTCTAATGTGCTGGGAGAatcgtttttggcatgtttggGGCAATTTTAGTTTATGGCCTAAACTGACCACTTTGGAAAGGCTAGATAAGAGGCGCTCCGAGACGGGCAGTCTTTGCTATTGTTTGTTATAATCTGCCGTTTCTGGATCATTgctattttttattgtttttaaaatatttagatCATTTTTTTGAGTAACTAAGTATTTCATGGAACAACGCTCCTTTgctttttgatttgtttttgtatatTTGAATCGCTATTTGTTTCCATTCGTATTTTGTGTTTCTCAGGAAGTTTACGTTCAGAGAGCTAggccatattttttttttcaatacgCACCAAAACTTATAATATAGAAGTCAAATTTATTCGGATAATTGTTTTCCATCTTAGACTTGCGGTTTTTAAATAGGGGGTGTGCACTTGTTGAATATCTACCGTACCAAGACACGCTGTTAAGTActacatggaagaaataactggtacTGTTTcatatgtatttttttattattttttatatagAAGTGACTTGTTATTACGACCTGaactgagtggatgaaagggatctgtctcctatggtctaggggccgacatttctctccctccctgcctggcgacaggtattgGACCTTGGTTCCAAAACCGATCACCAgaccgaaatctcggggaacatcgttcggtacgacgctctagcgccacgtccagaggtactgcccttattttcatctttttatgcaaataacatGTTCTGGCTACTCTTTTGCGCAGGTGCAAATTTctaaaacattaatttattccaGGCCgttcaaaaaattgaaaaatgacaattttaaaTAGAAAAACTCTAATCAAGTTGCAAAGTCGCTTATCATATGTTTCTTGACGTTTAGCTTTAGGCTGATCATTTTGCCTTACTGTAGCATTtgcaaaatgaccatttttgcCTTAATAATGTTCTTTTCGAATATGAGGTGTTTTTGGGCACTGCGGAGTTCAGCGGAGAGACTCAATTGATGTCCTAAAACATCATATAATCAACACAGGGTGTAAAAAAACTGTAAGAGATCATTGTGGTTTTCTGGAAAGGATGTACAATTATGTGTATTTGGCAAGGGTGATAACAAAGACCCGATTGTATAGTCTAGTCTTTACGCTAGTGTTTACATCCCATACTGGACGCCCCTCACTTTAGATATGAGGTGTGCGATGAGTTTTGCCGGTCTAATGCCCGGAGTTAACAACAATCTTCGCTCGGACTGTAGAGGATGTCAGACTTTGAATCGATTCTTCACACATATTTGTATAGTTTATTtaaggtgtttttttcttttcttttcttttctttcttttttttttttttgctttttgaactGGTGCAAGCGTGGCCGTCTTCTGCGGTGTATTAAAACATCCGAGACATCAATTGGAACTCAAGTTTTAGTCGTACACAACGACACTTCTACATCCCAACGTGGGCTACCACAACCAAGTGATATGGTGCAATTAATCGTCTCAGCTTTACGTTGAACTTACAGCTAATTCCGGTTTAGATATGTTACACGAGTTAGTATCTTAACATCAGCACCCTTCTTCTAACTGATGCACTGAAAAGTTCCAAATCTCTCCTCATTGATCTCCAATTCCATTTGGGTTATTAATTCTTAGCGTTAATTTTTGCCACAGTAGTTAGGCTTTTCCGCGTTTCACATTTTTCCTTCCTCATAgattcttctttccttttttggcaATATCAAtccaagaaagagaaaacaaaaatacattaGCTGAGCGCGTGACAAGATGATTGCGTGATGTGCAGTGACAACAGGTACACCGCCCTCAGACATCTCcgccttttctttgtttccttaTACCAGCAGgttgatttagcaacagggcGAAAACGTCAGATGACGACTGGAGGGCTCGCGAAATAGCCtggatttttaattattatttgacaaGATTTGGGTGTTTGTCTCGATCTCGctctcttgctaaatcagcctaacATGATGTCAGGTGAAAGAATCATAGAAACGAGGTTGCCATGCTGTTTTCAGGTCGACGAACGCTGGCTTcttgtgaaatttttgttactcTGTGATTTATTTAGTTGCCCAGCCCAAAAACCAAGGGATAGGTCCTGGGAACGATGTTTTTGGCGGGCGTTAAACATAAAGCAATCTTTCGAGTGACTTCTATGATTATTTTGTCGTGACAGACGTTGCGTGACAAGTTCTTTGGCGGAAGTAAGGCTGAGAAACGTTTCTTGCAACCTCTTTCACTGCTAGTTTAGGAAGGTTGTTACACTGAGCAATGTTCTGGTCACTTGACTGCTTTCCATGACACCAAAGGAACATTTTCATCGACTGATGACACAAACCGCTGCGCACGAAGTTGCAGGCCGATGTTTCAGTGTGCAATGTCTGAAAAATTGGTCACGGAGACGTTAATCGCAACCACTGTTGTGGAAAAGTGAATTGGaatcttcttttgtttgcattgcAGATAACTCAATCAACCGAAAATGATGCCAGTAAAACAGGACGTTTAAACTTGCATACCTAATTAATCCAAAGGTTCAACGAGTAGTTCTTGTCGTGTGTTGCGTCAGCGGCTGCCGTATTACCAAAATCGTGTTCTCCCTGTCCCGACGTTTCCAAGAAAGAAGCCTTCCCCACCTCGGTTATTGCGATCCCGTGATCTGCTCGACCACAAGAAGAACCTCCTCCACCAATCATCAACACCGCTCCATCACCATCTCCCCAGTCGCACCAGAAGCCGACCTGTGTTGCCTGTTGAAGTGATCCACTGCATGTAGCTTGTCCGAATCCATCGGTTGCTTGAAACTGACCCCCATATTGAACGGCACAATTTCCCTGGCAGTCATCGCTTGCCCAAGCTATACCATTTCTAAAGTTACCATGACTAGTGATTTTCGCCCGGAATGTCTTTTCACCCAGACAGTCACCAGTGGTCTGCAACAACGCGGTGTGCTGAGGGTCATCACTGCGCGTGATCTTGAATTCGCGGCCCCTGACCAACCAGAATGCTGGCGAGAGCATGTCTGTGTTCACTGATGGGTCTGCTATATCTCCAACCCCTACACTCTTATCGTACCACCACTCTCCACTGTCTTTCATCCAATTTTTGGTATCATTGTTCGAGAACCGAGCAATGAGAGTCCAAGCTTGGCCAGAAGTTGTCATATCACAATGAGCCTTAAAAAAAGACGATAGTATTTTGTCCATAGTTCCCAGAGATCTTACGCTTAAGCCAGGATCCCCAAATATTGGGTTCTTAACGTTTCTCACAACCTTGAAATCAAGAGTTGTAATACGAGAAGAATAACATATGCGCCTTCTTACAACTGTAATGACAAAGGCGACTCTTTCTTCAAGAACCGAGTTGAAGTTAACTCTCGCGACTTCACACATGGTAACCCGATGCCAACTGACTCGATTGAGAGGACATATATCCTCATTCAAAAGACTGAGATTTGTCGTTTCTGGGTCGGGCGCTCACCTGAAATGAAGTGGAGTTCATCGATATCTTGTAAAAACCGTCACTAAGggtgatatttttttgctttccatCTTTAAGTATACCTAAAGCAATTGcaaaggaatgaaaattaatacaaCTCTCATCAACCAACATGACCATGGCTGTGGTTTGTTTTCCAAATGTAAGCGTTGTATCTTTTCTCTTTCCCAATCCTTAGCTGCTCCCTCAGTTTTGGTTTGGCCGCAGGCATAAGAGAAGACTCAAAGGCACTGGTGAGAGGCTTTCAGCCTGGACCACAACTTCTCATAGTCGAGAGACAAATCTCTGAGAGCATGGTAAAACTATCAGTGCTGCGCTTTTCAATGCCCGCAGCGGCCCACACTTCCCAACGTGAGGCGAATTCTTGTTATTAACAtcgtcatttttgtttttgctgtcaaATGGCGTCATATGAAAACATTACGATTTGTAACACGTCTAACTTTATGACAGCAAAGGGATCTTgagttttattatttcttggaAGACAATTTGACAGTTATCCTCTGCATTTGTCGTTTCATCTCGCttcaaatgaatttaattgacctatcagaaataaaaaaaaagataatttattgatttctTACCCTGGCAGCTTTCTCCGCTGTATTTGTCTTCGCACCGGTAGGAGCCTAGTGTATTGATGCAATTGAAATTCATGCCACAGACCGGCGTCGATGCTGTGCATTCGTCAACGTCTGCAAAAAAGGAAacgacaaataaaaaaaaaggaggtagaaaaaaaacacaacaccaATCCGACACGACTTAAGATTGCTGTTCTTCAACTAACCTCCGGTCTTCATGTCGCAGTAAGCCAACACGGGTGTTCCTGGAATGATAGACGACAGCCAGTATTTGCCGTCAAGCCCCTTTTCACTCGTTTTCACTTCGTTGCAAGACTCGGCAGGCACTTCAGGAATTGAACCTATGGCAGCTGCAAAGGATATGATAATACGCAAACATGAGGTGAGGCTCAGTAAAACATGATTTGAGAAACGAGGACAGGAGCTGCACTAAGATGATTGAGTGAATGAAGAAAGAATCGTcttgcacgtgcggcacacaCCTTAGTAAACATGTTTGACGTACTCTGTAAATGATCGCATTAGATTGCCTCATTAGAGTTTAGGAACTTGCGCGAAGGTGTGATTAATAGATCTATCGCTCTCAACTTAATTTCTTGCGGCACGTGCGTCCTGATTACTTTAACTCATTCAGCCAATGATGTGATGTCAATGATGCAGTGAAGATGACAAAAAATGTATTACAAGTGGGAGTGTATTCTGGAACAATCCACCGAACAAAATTATCAAATGGCACTCATTTCTTTACGGTGGTTAAAGACCAATTTCGATGccttaaaattgaaattagaatGATATGTATGATCTTTGGCTCTGTGAAATGAAACTATGTATTGTTGGAGTTTCCCCTCCTCCATGTCCTGATTTTTCAGAATATGTGCCCTAATGTATCGATGATGGTCTGTTCGAATTTTATCAAAGCGCTCGATAATACCTCGTCTCACTGTGACCATAACAACTACCTTTTATGAAGTACTCAACTTCGAACCCAGGCTTTAAACGAGAAAAGAGGGATAGACTTGGTTTTGAGCAAATTCGCGTCACCTACTTCTTTTCCTGAACTTCTTCATGTAAACTTTAGCATCATCGGCGGTAAAAGCATCTGGCCTTGCCTCTTTTGTACGGCTGTTCAACTCGCACATTTCGCCAAGGACCACGTGATTGATGCTTTGGCAGCGGATGTCATCATCACACGCGCGCAGACAATAAATAGAGCCTGGAACTTTGAGGGTTTGGTAAACATGCTGCAGGAGAGCTCCGCCATAGATTGGCTTAAACCCTTCACACGCCTCAGTGTCTACAACGCTGGAACTGAAAGTCTGGTCAAGTGAAGAAGCGAGATACAAGGCCAAGAAAACCACACTGAGAACTCGCCAATGATGATAAACCATTTTAGCGTTTGGTCACACAGATGTAgccttgaaaaaacaaaccattTGTGATGAATTTATGATTCACGACTTCTTTAATAAATACTTGATGAACGCATTACGTCAAGCTGGTGTTAATAACACCGTTCATACTTTGATGCTAATAatcttcgcagttttgctACGCTACTTAAGCAGCAGGGAAATATAGgtctgaaaaagtcaggattCACCAGAACTCGAACTCTGACCTCTGCGATcccagtgcagtgctccactGGCTGAGCAATCACGCCAACTGTTGACTCTTGACGGGCAACAGCGCAAAACAGATACGGTAACATGTTGGATCTCTTTCGGTTTGTTAATTTACATTATAAACTATTGttaattcttctttttgtgtCTTCGTGGCACCTGCCTGTAATTTATTCAACTATTATGCTCTTTGTACATCACCGGCAAATGATCTGGacttaagaaaacaaacaaacacaaaagagaaacaagGAACTTCTTCATCAACCAGATACTAGGTAAATATCGCTTACATTAATCTCTTACCCAGATTTTCCGCGACCAAATTAGGTACTGTGGAATAACTATCCGAAGGAGGGAGGGGTCAGAGAGGGAGCTGAAAAACGAGAGGGGGATACCATGTAAACTGATAGCCTAACGGAGGAGAGGTAACATGTAAATTTCTATATGAAAAGCAAGGGGGATTGTATTTAACTTTTAGTTGACTTAAAGCTGACTCAGTTCTTTTTGGACCTGATTTAATATcaataaaacatgaaaaaattatgtaTGTAGGAAAGAACTAATAGTAATTTGTATCAAAGCCATAGCAATTCAGCTATCTGGTCGCATGACGTTTTTACTTAACCAACTAACTAACTGACTAAACCTATTTGCTAGTCAGTGGAGGGAAAGCGGAACTAGTAGCTTGCGTACTGCATAATGTTCGTGCTGGGCAACGCTCACTGAAACCTAAGGTAATGACTCAACCAGTCATTCACTGGACGGCCTTCTAGATGACTCAGAAGACGATGCGCAATGCAGGCAGCTCGGAAATGGACGGCTTTGTCGAACATAAATACGAGGTACTGTTTGTCCAGCACGCTGTTGTCAAATGCGTAGTTAAAGCACAAAGCAAGAGCAGAACCCACTTACACTTAAATTTTAATAGGCTGACTTAGCAACGCAACGAGAACGTCAGATGACGACGTGAAGTCGTGCGGGATAGTCTGGATTCTtttctaatttgaccatatttgggtttTTAGACTGCGCGCGCCGTCGTCAAATGAGGTTCTCgttgtcttgctaaatcagcctaatgTAGGGAAGGGGCCTCATAACTTTTGGGACATCAAAAAGGGTGTCAGAGCTAAACTGGCCTTCATTGGCAAGGGGACATTACGTACTATTTCTCTATGTGAGACTCGTTTTTCAGTCACGCCCCTCCTGACTTTTTATTGCACAGTCCCTTACGTTTACATATCTCGCAATTTTCAGCTGTTCTGAGGTGAATATGATTTcgattaatttttcaataattacacGGAACGGAAATCGGAGGCTACATTGTCATATTCAATAGATTTTTCATGGGCGAAGTATCttatgaaagaaaaggaaagaaatgataaataaataaaatataatttttaaaaacaaagaaaggaagagTGGAGAAACTTTATTGGGCTTGTTCTTATATTATCTGGGGGCTCTTTTTGCTATGTGTCACAGCAATCGCCTCTCAATTACTACCCTAGATAGCAGCACGCAGAAGTTAGTTAGCCGAGCTTAACCTTTGAAAGAGTTATGTCCATTGCtgaaatttaatgaaaacacCATGCCAAGCcaaattaattcattttcCAAGTCTATGTCAGTTAACAAATTGGTATGCAAATGCAACATCGAACATTGAGGTTTGGCATGAAAGGAAATAATGTAAAAAAGTGTGAA
This window harbors:
- the LOC141859974 gene encoding uncharacterized protein LOC141859974: MVYHHWRVLSVVFLALYLASSLDQTFSSSVVDTEACEGFKPIYGGALLQHVYQTLKVPGSIYCLRACDDDIRCQSINHVVLGEMCELNSRTKEARPDAFTADDAKVYMKKFRKRTAIGSIPEVPAESCNEVKTSEKGLDGKYWLSSIIPGTPVLAYCDMKTGDVDECTASTPVCGMNFNCINTLGSYRCEDKYSGESCQGILKDGKQKNITLSDGFYKISMNSTSFQAHCDMTTSGQAWTLIARFSNNDTKNWMKDSGEWWYDKSVGVGDIADPSVNTDMLSPAFWLVRGREFKITRSDDPQHTALLQTTGDCLGEKTFRAKITSHGNFRNGIAWASDDCQGNCAVQYGGQFQATDGFGQATCSGSLQQATQVGFWCDWGDGDGAVLMIGGGGSSCGRADHGIAITEVGKASFLETSGQGEHDFGNTAAADATHDKNYSLNLWIN